In Scatophagus argus isolate fScaArg1 chromosome 5, fScaArg1.pri, whole genome shotgun sequence, a genomic segment contains:
- the sgpp2 gene encoding sphingosine-1-phosphate phosphatase 2, which yields MLELLAYLQDPELVARFQRRCGLFLVEAVHHSRQGTCAPTGTAVRADKPRGQLRGKWGRQDKNSNFKHKENGYAVSGCSRPQYEVKNWLLHFLFLCSASMGHEIFYITCLPNIHWSLDPFLCRRLVNMWAMVMYVGQVMKDLLKLPRPISPPVVKLEPRVDAEYGLPSTHAMAATAISFTLLLSAPSRIQFQFEVGLLIAVTLSFLVCLSRLYTGMHSLLDVICGVLFSAILLFLTYPYWETFDHFQLTSHLSPIVALSLPLFLSYTYPDLDHYSTTRGDTTTILGVGAGCSVGYWVNEQLGQTFEPQGVLPVPLPTLTANALVRGAARFLVGAAALVGIRQVVKTLSLQVLYSWYRVPKNDDYARRRREIEVPYKYATYTAVGLVNSILVNRVFILLGLL from the exons ATGCTGGAGCTCCTGGCTTACCTGCAAGACCCGGAACTCGTGGCCCGGTTTCAGAGACGATGCGGACTCTTCCTGGTTGAAGCGGTGCATCACAGTCGACAGGGGACGTGCGCTCCGACTGGAACCGCGGTTCGCGCAGATAAACCACGTGGACAGTTAAGGGGGAAATGGGGCCGCCAGGATAAGAATTCAAACTTTAAACACAAGGAAAACGGATACGCTGTTAGT GGCTGCAGTAGGCCTCAGTATGAGGTGAAGAACTGGCTATtgcacttcctcttcctgtgctCGGCAAGCATGGGGCATGAAATCTTCTACATCACCTGCCTGCCTAACATACACTGGAGCCTGGATCCATTTCTGTGCCGACGCCTGGTCAACATGTGGGCT aTGGTGATGTATGTCGGCCAGGTAATGAAAGATCTTCTGAAGCTGCCTCGCCCTATCTCACCCCCTGTGGTCAAGCTGGAGCCACGTGTCGATGCCGAATATGGGCTGCCTTCCACCCATGCCATGGCTGCCACTGCAATCTCCTTCACACTTTTACTAAGCGCTCCCTCCAGGATACAG tTCCAGTTCGAGGTGGGTCTGCTGATTGCCGTGACACTGTCTTTCTTGGTGTGTCTGAGCCGTCTCTACACTGGCATGCACTCACTTTTG GATGTGATCTGCGGCGTTTTATTCTCAGCCATCCTCTTGTTCCTCACCTACCCGTATTGGGAAACCTTTGACCATTTCCAGCTCACCAGCCACCTCTCCCCCATCGTGGCCTTGTCACTGCCCCTCTTCCTTAGCTACACATACCCAGACCTGGACCATTACAGCACCACGCGGGGGGATACCACCACCATTCTAGGAGTAGGAGCCGGCTGCTCTGTGGGATACTGGGTGAATGAGCAACTTGGGCAAACCTTTGAGCCACAGGGGGTGTTACCTGTACCTCTCCCCACACTGACAGCAAATGCACTGGTAAGGGGTGCTGCCCGCTTCCTTGTTGGAGCTGCAGCATTGGTCGGAATCCGGCAAGTGGTGAAAACATTGAGCCTGCAGGTGTTGTATTCATGGTACAGAGTGCCAAAAAATGATGACTatgccaggaggaggagagagattgAAGTGCCTTATAAGTATGCCACATACACAGCTGTTGGACTTGTCAATTCTATACTGGTCAACAGAGTCTTCATTTTACTGGGGCTTCTATGA
- the LOC124058868 gene encoding E3 ubiquitin-protein ligase rnf152-B, producing the protein MAKDDMAEVDLASNGAEPPGEASSAFPYEEYECKICYNYFDLDRRAPKILECLHTFCEECLNTLHLREERPWRISCPVCRHRTPVPDYRIQNLPNNTKVTEDFPLYIDSDPLPQDALPPYPPPLHPALVALRREEASGTSSASQATPSTTVSTATTLSQDSVRYDSCQSCKRVALTTGCVCVIFSFLSMLVLLFMGLIFVHSHSIPPSPAGPICLSVASILAMFSVVVTWLICWLKYRPDHETGRSSATSNSRRNA; encoded by the coding sequence ATGGCGAAAGATGACATGGCAGAGGTAGATTTGGCATCAAACGGAGCGGAACCCCCCGGCGAGGCCTCCTCGGCGTTTCCGTACGAGGAGTACGAATGCAAAATCTGCTACAATTATTTCGACCTTGACCGACGGGCTCCTAAGATCCTAGAGTGCCTGCACACGTTTTGCGAGGAGTGCCTGAACACGCTTCACCTCCGGGAGGAGCGGCCATGGCGCATCAGCTGCCCCGTCTGTCGCCACCGGACTCCGGTGCCGGATTATCGGATCCAAAACCTGCCCAACAATACCAAGGTGACGGAGGATTTTCCGCTCTACATCGACTCAGACCCGCTGCCTCAGGACGCTTTGCCGCCGTACCCTCCGCCGCTGCACCCAGCTCTCGTCGCCCTGCGCCGGGAGGAGGCGTCGGGGACGTCCAGCGCAAGCCAGGCGACCCCGTCCACCACCGTGTCCACGGCCACGACCCTCTCCCAGGACTCGGTGCGCTACGacagctgtcagagctgcaaGAGAGTGGCGCTGACCACCGGCTGCGTGTGCGTAatcttctcctttctgtccaTGCTGGTGTTGCTGTTCATGGGCCTGATCTTTGTGCACAGTCACAGCATTCCTCCCTCGCCGGCGGGACCCATTTGTTTGTCAGTAGCCAGCATCCTGGCCATGTTCTCAGTGGTCGTCACATGGCTCATCTGCTGGCTCAAATACAGACCGGATCATGAGACAGGCCGCTCATCCGCCACCAGTAACTCCCGGAGAAACGCCTGA